Proteins encoded in a region of the Hypomesus transpacificus isolate Combined female chromosome 17, fHypTra1, whole genome shotgun sequence genome:
- the plcl5 gene encoding inactive phospholipase C-like protein 2, which produces MMAGVHASEAVSGHFLDPTITALPAQGATNITGLNNEAAVLPSTGPRAYLDVSAAALAASHPLYGAEGVYTNGRYREHSSPRIGSGSRDNSAERSHGGSTPCGIMKDVSKQRQVRKKTVSFSSMPNDRKINSTAACMAFMMEGCEMKKVRSNSRMYNRYFLLDPDMHWLRWEPSKKDSEKAKLEIKSIKEVRLGKKTPVLRSNGLSDQFPEECAFSIIYGDNYESLDLVGSTADVVSTWVMGLRYLVSYGRHTVDMVEPSQPSLRTSWIGSVFELADMDKEGHIDLFRATQIIKGLNPGMKESRIELKFKELQKAKDQYGEDINVDTFVEAYCELCTRPEIFFLLVQFSSNKEYLDSKDLMLFVEVEQGVEAGTEDICRDIVLKYEPSAEGRERGYLSIDGFTHYLLSSECHIFDPQHKRVCQDMNQPLSHYYINSSHNASLLEDHFWGSSDISSYIRALRMGCRSLEVIVWDGPDAEPVVYVGSSVASQLALSKVLDVINQYAFESSEYPLILCLVTHCCIPQQRVMAQHMKKILGDKLHTEPPSAEEHYLPSPENLKGKILLKGKRLPSNCPDSEGEVTDEEEGLEMSRRVGADEKDQYNGLGNKRLRLCKELSDLVSLCTSVQFRDFEISKRDQKYWEMCSFNEVDANRFANEFPEDFVCYNKRFLSRVYPTPMRIDASNMNPQDFWKCGCQIVAMNYQTPGLMMDLNLGWFRQNGNCGYVLRPSIMREEVSYFSANARDSLPGVSAQLLHIKVISGQNLPKPRGSAAKGDVVEPYIYVEIHGIPADCAEQRTKTVSQNGDNPIFDESFEFQINLPELAALRFVVLDDDYIGDEFIGQYTIPFECLQPGYRHVPLQSLTGEFLPNTTLFVHVAITNRRGGGKAHKRGLSVRKSRKTREYTSSKTTGIKVVDELFRASTQPLREATDLRENVQNAMVSFKELCGLTPAANMKQCILTVSTWLMNSERGLKVTVDLSETYPTMEAQGLVPELLRKVLNAYDMMIQTSRTLIESADGVYSKLTQAQRAGKDTSPPHTSAWLTPRAKPTLKPLSLIQIRFGSESETS; this is translated from the exons GACGTCTCCAAGCAGAGGCAGGTGAGGAAGAAGACAGTGTCCTTTAGCTCCATGCCCAACGACCGCAAGATCAACAGCACAGCCGCCTGCATGGCCTTCATGATGGAGGGCTGCGAGATGAAGAAGGTGCGCTCCAACTCTCGCATGTACAACCGCTACTTCCTGCTGGACCCGGACATGCACTGGCTCCGCTGGGAACCCTCCAAGAAGGACTCGGAGAAGGCCAAGCTGGAGATCAAAAGCATCAAGGAGGTCCGCCTGGGGAAGAAGACCCCCGTCCTGCGCAGCAACGGCTTGTCGGACCAGTTCCCCGAGGAGTGCGCCTTCTCCATCATCTACGGGGACAACTACGAGTCTCTGGACCTTGTCGGCAGCACAGCAGACGTGGTCAGTACCTGGGTGATGGGCCTGAGGTACCTGGTCTCCTATGGAAGACACACAGTGGACATGGTGGAGCCCAGCCAGCCCAGCCTCCGTACCTCCTGGATCGGCTCCGTGTTTGAGCTGGCTGACATGGACAAGGAAGGCCACATAGACCTCTTCAGGGCCACGCAGATCATCAAAGGGCTCAACCCGGGTATGAAGGAATCCAGGATCGAGCTCAAATTCAAGGAGCTGCAGAAGGCCAAAGACCAATACGGGGAGGACATCAACGTGGACACCTTCGTGGAAGCTTACTGTGAGCTGTGCACCCGACCCGAGATCTTCTTCCTGCTGGTGCAGTTCTCCAGCAACAAGGAGTACCTGGACAGCAAGGACCTGATGCTGTTTGTGGAGGTGGAGCAGGGCGTGGAGGCGGGGACGGAGGACATTTGCAGGGACATCGTCCTGAAGTACGAGCCCTCCGCCGAGGGCAGAGAGCGAGGCTACCTCTCCATCGACGGCTTCACCcactacctcctctcctccgagTGCCACATCTTCGACCCCCAGCACAAGCGGGTGTGCCAGGACATGAACCAGCCCCTGTCGCACTACTACATCAACTCCTCGCACAACGCCTCCCTGCTGGAGGACCACTTCTGGGGCTCGTCTGACATCAGCAGCTACATCCGGGCGCTGAGAATGGGCTGCCGCAGTCTGGAGGTCATCGTGTGGGACGGGCCAGACGCCGAGCCCGTGGTGTATGTGGGCAGCTCTGTGGCCTCTCAGCTAGCCCTCTCCAAGGTCCTGGACGTTATTAACCAGTATGCCTTTGAAAGCTCTGAGTACCCTCTGATCCTCTGCCTGGTGACTCACTGCTGCATCCCACAGCAGAGAGTCATGGCCCAGCACATGAAAAAGATCCTGGGTGACAAGCTCCACACAGAGCCGCCCAGCGCAGAGGAGCACTACTTGCCTTCCCCAGAGAACCTCAAGGGCAAAATCCTCCTGAAGGGCAAGCGTCTCCCCTCCAACTGCCCCGACTCTGAGGGAGAGGTGACCGACGAGGAGGAGGGCCTGGAGATGTCCAGGAGGGTGGGGGCAGACGAGAAGGACCAGTATAACGGACTAGGCAACAAGAGGCTGAGGCTGTGTAAGGAGCTGTCCGACCTGGTCTCCCTCTGTACGTCAGTGCAGTTCAGGGATTTCGAAATCTCCAAGAGGGACCAGAAATACTGGGAGATGTGCTCCTTCAACGAGGTGGACGCCAACAGGTTTGCCAATGAGTTCCCCGAGGATTTTGTGTGTTACAACAAGCGTTTTCTCTCCAGGGTTTATCCCACACCCATGCGTATCGACGCTAGTAATATGAACCCGCAGGACTTCTGGAAATGTGGATGCCAGATAGTGGCCATGAATTACCAGACCCCAGGCTTGATGATGGACCTAAACCTGGGCTGGTTCAGACAGAATGGAAACTGTGGCTATGTGCTTCGACCATCCATCATGAGAGAGGAGGTGTCCTACTTCAGTGCCAACGCCAGGGACTCCCTGCCAGGGGTGTCAGCTCAGCTGCTCCACATTAAAGTGATCAGTGGACAGAACCTGCCAAAACCCAGGGGTTCTGCTGCCAAGGGGGACGTGGTGGAGCCCTACATCTACGTGGAGATCCACGGGATCCCTGCCGACTGCGCCGAGCAGAGGACCAAGACCGTGTCTCAGAACGGGGATAACCCCATCTTCGACGAGAGCTTCGAGTTCCAGATCAACCTGCCCGAGTTAGCCGCCCTCCGCTTCGTCGTGCTCGACGACGACTACATCGGCGACGAGTTCATCGGGCAGTACACCATCCCCTTTGAGTGTCTTCAGCCCGGCTACAGGCACGTTCCCCTGCAGTCTTTGACCGGGGAGTTCCTCCCCAACACCACCCTGTTTGTCCACGTGGCCATCACCAACCGGCGTGGCGGGGGCAAGGCTCATAAACGGGGCCTGTCGGTGAGAAAGAGCAGAAAGACCAGGGAGTACACCTCCAGCAAGACCACCGGGATCAAGGTGGTGGACGAGCTGTTCCGAGCCTCCACGCAGCCCCTGAGAGAGGCCACTGACCTCCGCGAGAACGTGCAG AATGCCATGGTGTCCTTTAAGGAGCTGTGTGGGCTGACTCCTGCGGCCAACATGAAGCAGTGCATCCTCACCGTGTCCACCTGGCTGATGAACAGTGAGCGAGGCCTGAAGGTCACCGTGGACCTGAGTGAGACCTACCCCACCATGGAGGCCCAGGGGCTGGTCCCAGAGCTGCTCCGCAAGGTCCTCAACGCCTACGACATG ATGATCCAGACGAGCAGGACTCTGATCGAGTCAGCAGACGGCGTCTACTCCAAGCTCACACAAGCCCAGCGGGCAGGTAAGGACACGTCTCCACCTCACACATCCGCATGGCTCACTCCCAGGGCAAAACCAACTCTAAAACCACTGTCACTGATTCAGATCAGATTCGGATCTGAATCTGAAACAAGTTGA